One Malaclemys terrapin pileata isolate rMalTer1 chromosome 9, rMalTer1.hap1, whole genome shotgun sequence DNA window includes the following coding sequences:
- the AMER3 gene encoding APC membrane recruitment protein 3, whose protein sequence is MELRRGKTFIKSNLQLTSEKAPLVDVIPTDKNDLEKDKRVAVEGSKSEVVQPSSLATQKNDRFSNTTTRSGASENILAPSGSSYKLVRKSKTHDCVIGVDKTEQCSHSDKAYKEGSSAPGRSKGRLVNSISFSGVGSTLNSSGKKESVVSPSQSTCSSQQMIDYRNFVPQMPFVPAVAKSIPRKRISLKRSKKGLRDIFHMKKNKPESLTLLVEKGKRLPSPAWKSELSGRLGKYLFKPRETFAADCLAQDLSDSEMQSDSSYDYCNALCEDVASLKSFDSLTGCGEIFADESSAHLELESSKEVLVRRSKHKESPALGSFQGGVEQLASPAQNEAADFAKFWDNINKSVRLHQSTLFDRRLLKVPSPDLGKTKREAAASMTDLLVSPDKDPDSSKESSVDTGTPKSDHQESTSTSDEGYYDSFSPGQDDETKEAQTPGVPGRFPRDSYSGDALYELFYDPNEAKISPVLDDELCMSESISEQAIEIPLSIYSFHVGAEENMASQPAVDIISQGFLHSTWKGKECLLKLCDTELSLTMGIINWLRKNPGLVSPTDPIRSPELQLEKSGDPLVACSPSPCQSEHIAAEEEKQTKGEIDISNPKSSLADDNDMAQTCLGGVAEKDQREVLWPHTANGHSQVSEGNCPEDSCAVSGLQEANSTSGTVPRLQAIGDTLGTCLSEKEKMPVLGECKGPGDKAPLKGDLNMEPACQSSQNPLLNDSQEVESCYSYMTAATSPMDSLETADGNKTIYHSLSISCDKPMQPLTLRHFQSYISPTQRESDTTIVQLLERCVTQVASLKISYENKHLEDKCIGNEMNNIICKMSQYKNKILLQNECNCITQSLEYPGLPHTNQDNYETSLKASNPYQLKQNKELICSKDQKHRTNILDHMSQVTRSKINFEYAQLNNQALSYIKDFRFEPRPSDSNSMTPLSRPTFLPLFNSVCSAVPNDFSQACSNSSLDKPLQSNESKQCSTTSCSYTEEYYQGLSEGATLPNNPELTTTDRAVTGKNHQ, encoded by the coding sequence ATGGAGCTAAGGAGAGGAAAGACCTTCATAAAATCAAATTTGCAGCTGACTTCTGAGAAAGCGCCACTGGTGGATGTGATTCCTACAGACAagaatgatctagaaaaagaCAAAAGGGTAGCAGTTGAGGGGAGCAAAAGCGAAGTGGTCCAACCATCAAGTTTGGCCACACAGAAAAATGACCGATTTTCTAATACAACAACAAGGAGCGGGGCTAGTGAAAACATCTTAGCGCCATCTGGGTCTTCCTACAAACTGGTAAGAAAGAGTAAAACCCATGACTGTGTGATAGGGGTAGACAAAACAGAACAATGCAGCCACAGTGATAAAGCTTACAAGGAGGGCTCTTCAGCTCCAGGAAGAAGTAAAGGGCGACTTGTCAATAGCATCAgcttttctggggtggggagcacccTGAATTCCAGTGGTAAGAAAGAGTCCGTGGTCAGCCCAAGCCAGTCCACTTGCAGCAGTCAGCAGATGATAGATTATAGAAACTTTGTGCCACAGATGCCTTTTGTACCAGCTGTAGCAAAAAGCATTCCTAGGAAGAGGATTTCCCTTAAGAGGTCTAAAAAAGGGCTCAGGGATATATTtcacatgaaaaaaaataaaccagagagcctAACGCTGCTAGTTGAGAAGGGCAAGAGGCTGCCTTCTCCAGCATGGAAGAGCGAGCTGTCAGGCAGGCTTGGGAAGTATCTTTTCAAACCCAGAGAAACCTTTGCAGCTGATTGCTTGGCACAAGACCTCTCCGACAGCGAAATGCAGTCTGACTCCTCCTATGACTACTGCAATGCTCTGTGTGAAGATGTCGCTTCTCTGAAGAGCTTTGACTCTCTCACTGGATGTGGGGAAATCTTTGCAGATGAGAGCTCTGCTCATTTGGAGCTGGAGAGCAGCAAAGAAGTGCTGGTGAGGCGATCCAAGCACAAAGAGAGCCCTGCCCTGGGGTCTTTTCAAGGGGGGGTGGAACAGCTGGCATCCCCTGCCCAAAACGAAGCAGCTGACTTTGCGAAATTTTGGGACAACATCAACAAGTCGGTGCGATTACATCAGAGCACGTTATTTGATAGGAGGTTGTTGAAAGTACCCAGTCCTGACTTGGGAAAGACTAAACGTGAAGCTGCTGCTTCAATGACTGACCTGCTGGTGTCACCTGATAAAGATCCTGACAGTTCCAAAGAAAGCTCTGTAGATACAGGGACACCAAAAAGTGACCACCAAGAATCCACCTCCACCAGCGATGAAGGATATTATGATTCATTCTCTCCTGGGCAGGATGATGAAACGAAGGAGGCTCAGACTCCTGGGGTTCCAGGTAGATTTCCAAGAGACAGTTACAGTGGCGATGCCCTTTATGAACTATTCTATGATCCTAATGAAGCAAAAATAAGCCCAGTCCTAGACGATGAGCTGTGTATGTCAGAAAGCATTTCAGAACAGGCCATTGAAATCCCTTTGTCAATTTACAGCTTTCATGTGGGAGCGGAGGAGAATATGGCTTCACAGCCAGCTGTTGACATCATTAGCCAGGGGTTTCTTCACAGCACATGGAAAGGTAAGGAATGCTTGTTAAAGCTCTGTGATACTGAACTTTCACTGACCATGGGGATAATAAACTGGCTACGAAAAAACCCAGGATTGGTTTCCCCCACAGACCCGATTAGGAGTCCCGAATTACAGCTGGAAAAGAGTGGCGATCCATTGGTCGCCTGTAGTCCCAGTCCATGCCAGAGTGAGCACATAGCAGCTgaggaggaaaaacaaaccaaGGGAGAAATTGATATTTCTAATCCAAAGTCTTCTTTGGCTGATGACAATGACATGGCCCAGACGTGTTTAGGGGGTGTGGCTGAAAAAGACCAAAGGGAGGTTTTGTGGCCTCACACAGCTAATGGGCATTCTCAGGTAAGCGAAGGAAACTGCCCTGAGGACTCATGTGCTGTGTCTGGGCTTCAGGAAGCCAACAGCACATCAGGTACTGTGCCAAGATTACAAGCTATTGGAGACACTTTAGGGACCTGTTTGTCTGAAAAAGAGAAGATGCCAGTTTTAGGAGAATGCAAGGGACCTGGAGATAAAGCCCCATTAAAAGGCGACCTGAACATGGAGCCTGCTTGCCAGAGCTCTCAAAATCCTTTGTTAAATGATAGCCAGGAAGTAGAATCCTGTTATTCTTATATGACTGCAGCAACTTCCCCAATGGATTCCCTAGAGACAGCAGATGGCAATAAAACAATATATCATTCCTTGTCTATTTCCTGCGACAAGCCAATGCAGCCTCTTACTCTGAGACATTTTCAAAGCTACATCAGCCCCACACAAAGGGAAAGCGACACTACTATAGTGCAGCTTCTGGAACGTTGTGTCACTCAAGTTGCATCCTTAAAAATCAGCTATGAAAACAAACATCTGGAAGACAAATGCATCGGGAATGAAATGAACAACATAATTTGTAAGATGTCtcaatacaaaaacaaaatattgttgcAAAATGAATGCAACTGTATCACCCAGAGTTTAGAATACCCTGGTCTCCCTCACACAAACCAAGATAATTATGAGACAAGCCTCAAAGCCAGTAATCCATATCAGTTGAAACAAAATAAGGAATTAATTTGCTCTAAAGAtcagaaacacagaacaaatatcCTAGATCATATGAGTCAGGTCACCAGGAGTAAGATAAATTTTGAATACGCCCAGCTAAATAATCAAGCCCTCTCTTACATAAAAGACTTCAGATTTGAACCAAGACCAAGTGACTCTAACAGCATGACACCCCTTAGTAGGCCAACATTTTTACCTCTCTTCAACTCTGTTTGCTCGGCTGTACCCAATGATTTTTCACAAGCCTGCTCAAACAGTTCACTGGACAAACCGTTGCAAAGTAATGAATCTAAGCAGTGCAGCACAACCTCATGCAGTTACACAGAAGAATACTACCAAGGACTTTCTGAAGGAGCCACTCTTCCTAATAACCCAGAGCTGACTACCACAGACAGAGCAGTGACTGGCAAGAACCATCAATGA